One Planctomycetia bacterium genomic region harbors:
- a CDS encoding DEAD/DEAH box helicase has protein sequence MAIDPIQTAETIKTRFRQYLRTAFDFPEEYANLRLQFRQRLEEPGRLFRGPYLHGLAPYVLGASVADLVKRGLLPEKLKELPLVPADRPLYQHQVQAIERCISGRNVIVSSGTGSGKTLAFLAPILSSIIKNPEPGIHALLLYPMNALVNDQLKNLRRILQHTPSIRFGRYINSEVTPESQKSAERLYPDALPNEVISREIFRKNPPHVLITNYAMLEYLLLRADDSPLFNGPWRFVVVDEAHSYSGTKGGEVALLLRRLVARVKTADQKPPQYIATSASLGTSDPKRREDVLQFARDLFNAHFDSGDLIAAQREHASISGSITPQSTVYVHPAVKQATEPRAKWTPQLTSVLVASGFPIKLVDEAAKVGAVNIEEGLFLVFQHDKRIHLLRDIAEHPSDLATAAKAVIGSDTPEAIDQLCGIVRVATKAKVPDSDVRLAPCRYHLFVRGLSGASVSFESVTGNAVPMLHLDPTRKTDDGRLALELYACRKCGQPYLRGRIAEDVKGRMLLPGGWNTGSRWAWMTWAEPVQNSNDESDEVEEENTDFILCGWHITNGKYRELRQESPNPEEIKLWDLACEKDELDKCVCCGGKDSVTGIRADSDAAQAVLTSVFYCCLPESMNEDALCYPGRGRKLLTFADSRQSAAYFAPYLENNNDGNVYRWLVYQAFRRSASNGETDADSVIDRMVRIGNDAGLFKPDEPPGQKRKKCTLAAALEFCGRASRRESLEAIGLIACQVDLSKWAKPSALLKWLSEDDLTTTVQVLLSSFRQTLAMEFPDEITPEDPAFGFAKGQHAFIAQGSEKVAGRFTLHGWAPEVRPHLQKRAAYLKNVLFAASQRKGIPAPADDEITTLLDEIWKSLTTGAFPILSRSTLDKGTTGFRLHWNNLRLRSSVAWNKCSKCRQWSVNNVYDVCSSFRCTGHLIFTNPEDSLADHFYRTWFVSTERGPIPLVAREHTAQLGPQLATNHQTAFQDGHHPEVGQINVLSSSTTFELGVDLGDLEAVLLRNVPPSVVNYQQRAGRAGRGVGTAAMVVTFVQSRSHDEHHYSNPPLLIEAVARPPRVGLRNELIYQRHIAAVLLAEFVRNSASNGKVLSQIQHFFPNQQPTPTDTFLADLPKAISRNADTIHKLVPNGMFEPNRIAEKITESIRKAREYYSSEVESYREAIDALRNDELKARKEKQSQRAESISRQAYRLEGRLEGFEKTDWVSFFSDRVVLPSYAFPIYNVSLDTADRGLKLERDLRLALSEYVPGSEIVARGKLWRSIGIKKPRHKEFEEKWYAKCKVCSHVMRSLNPEEVFPGDFCPVCNEPISRRHLYRVPEYGFTTDLMQNGDDLSFDKPHRIRSSQVLFDPQKELEDPVRCKLGNASRSVTVRTTEQADFFVFNAGDDDRGVGFLLCKYCMREVKLKTSGRGKNAIKEVESHHTPYGQPCNGKNYDMVHLAHEFRSSATRLVFSGSGYDRNNLGFWYSLQFAILGGMTDALGIEANDINGVIRPLPAGGAQEVVIFDDVPGGAGHCLRLADEDELKRVLEAAHARVANCTCSESASCYACLRSYRNQFCHEQLTRGPVAEYLASFLSLYETDSVRPYDLPDAGNALRTAICNAVRLDLVVERFEYDGPPEFGPWHLPVVEAAFRSGHRVRIAIREWDTSSTVPPAHLLALAQAGVELFRVKPSAPMPPMALLSLDHPNQIGPKSVGFHWGDNRTTVFNSITHRQPLWHTRSSNQLNLAVSALDDWFASYAEPLPLEKLFRAQPGCKVHPIHKGEKVDFKKVLTRLEDQNITELVIQDPYLRKNHQINALLQFLTSIPWTRGQPVKVTIVTQIADISKGDQFNAIDQKKKIEACLNVVPSVTGNVDILSAYYSPIHMRYAYFSVTNGENLYVLERGLDIIDPISKAARSNSYILEFDNIPRELRSILLVNK, from the coding sequence ATGGCGATCGACCCTATCCAGACAGCCGAAACGATCAAGACGCGATTCCGGCAATATCTCCGTACGGCGTTTGATTTTCCAGAAGAGTATGCAAATCTGCGATTGCAATTTCGGCAACGTCTCGAAGAACCAGGGCGATTGTTTCGTGGACCGTATCTGCACGGTCTTGCACCCTATGTACTGGGTGCAAGCGTGGCGGATCTGGTCAAACGAGGACTACTACCAGAAAAACTGAAAGAACTGCCACTTGTTCCTGCCGATCGACCACTTTATCAGCATCAGGTACAGGCTATCGAACGATGTATATCTGGCCGGAACGTTATTGTTTCGAGCGGAACAGGTAGCGGTAAAACGCTCGCATTTCTCGCACCTATTCTATCGTCGATCATTAAGAATCCAGAACCGGGTATTCACGCGTTGTTGCTCTATCCAATGAACGCGCTGGTGAATGATCAATTGAAAAACCTCCGGCGGATATTGCAGCACACACCAAGTATTCGATTTGGCCGCTACATCAACAGTGAGGTCACTCCGGAATCACAAAAGAGCGCCGAAAGACTCTATCCAGATGCCTTACCAAACGAAGTAATTTCCCGAGAGATATTTCGCAAGAATCCACCCCATGTACTAATTACCAATTACGCCATGCTGGAGTATTTGCTCCTCCGAGCAGATGACTCACCGTTATTTAACGGACCCTGGCGATTTGTAGTGGTAGATGAAGCCCACTCCTATAGTGGAACCAAAGGGGGCGAGGTGGCCTTGTTACTGCGACGCCTGGTGGCTAGGGTAAAGACTGCTGATCAGAAGCCGCCACAGTACATTGCAACCAGTGCAAGCCTCGGCACCAGTGATCCTAAACGCCGGGAAGATGTGCTTCAATTCGCCCGCGACTTGTTTAATGCACATTTCGATTCAGGTGACCTGATCGCCGCGCAGCGAGAACACGCTAGTATCTCAGGAAGCATCACACCGCAATCGACGGTATATGTTCATCCGGCTGTAAAACAAGCCACAGAACCACGAGCGAAGTGGACTCCCCAGTTGACAAGCGTACTTGTGGCTAGCGGCTTTCCGATAAAGCTTGTTGATGAAGCGGCCAAGGTCGGTGCAGTTAACATCGAGGAAGGACTATTCCTGGTCTTTCAGCATGACAAGCGAATCCATTTGCTCCGAGATATCGCTGAACATCCGTCGGATTTGGCAACCGCGGCAAAGGCAGTGATCGGTTCAGATACGCCGGAAGCCATCGATCAACTTTGCGGGATTGTACGGGTAGCGACAAAGGCTAAGGTGCCTGACAGCGATGTCCGATTGGCGCCGTGCCGATATCACCTTTTCGTTCGTGGATTGAGCGGGGCAAGCGTTTCATTTGAATCCGTCACGGGCAACGCAGTCCCAATGCTCCACCTTGACCCAACGAGAAAGACTGACGATGGCCGGTTAGCGTTGGAACTGTATGCCTGCCGTAAATGCGGTCAACCCTATCTGCGAGGACGAATTGCTGAGGATGTTAAGGGGCGGATGTTATTGCCTGGAGGGTGGAACACAGGTAGCCGATGGGCATGGATGACATGGGCCGAACCTGTACAAAACTCTAACGATGAATCCGACGAGGTTGAAGAAGAAAATACCGATTTCATACTCTGCGGCTGGCACATCACAAATGGAAAATACCGCGAGTTGCGTCAGGAATCACCTAATCCGGAAGAGATCAAGCTGTGGGATTTGGCTTGTGAAAAAGATGAACTTGACAAGTGCGTGTGTTGTGGTGGCAAGGATTCCGTTACTGGCATTCGTGCAGACTCCGATGCGGCACAGGCCGTATTGACCTCAGTATTCTACTGCTGCCTGCCGGAATCGATGAACGAAGATGCCCTTTGTTATCCCGGCCGAGGGCGAAAGCTTCTCACATTTGCCGACAGCCGCCAGTCGGCTGCGTATTTTGCCCCGTATCTGGAAAACAATAACGACGGCAATGTGTACCGATGGCTTGTATACCAGGCGTTTCGGCGATCTGCATCTAATGGCGAAACCGATGCCGATTCAGTAATCGACCGTATGGTGAGGATTGGAAACGATGCAGGATTGTTCAAGCCAGATGAACCACCAGGGCAGAAGCGGAAGAAATGTACTTTGGCGGCAGCCTTAGAGTTCTGTGGGCGAGCCAGTCGACGAGAATCACTCGAAGCAATCGGTCTCATAGCCTGTCAAGTCGATCTCTCCAAATGGGCCAAGCCTAGTGCTCTCTTGAAATGGCTATCCGAAGACGATCTAACTACTACGGTGCAAGTACTGCTATCATCCTTCCGCCAAACTCTCGCCATGGAGTTCCCAGACGAGATCACGCCCGAAGACCCTGCATTCGGGTTTGCAAAAGGCCAACATGCATTTATTGCACAAGGCAGTGAAAAAGTTGCGGGTCGATTTACCCTGCATGGTTGGGCGCCCGAGGTACGACCACATCTGCAAAAGCGGGCCGCCTACTTGAAGAATGTGTTATTTGCAGCCTCTCAGCGGAAAGGGATTCCCGCTCCCGCGGACGATGAGATTACCACCTTGCTAGACGAGATCTGGAAATCACTTACAACCGGTGCATTCCCGATACTGAGCCGGTCAACACTGGACAAGGGTACGACTGGTTTCCGACTTCACTGGAACAACTTGCGGCTGCGATCATCAGTAGCGTGGAATAAATGCAGCAAATGCCGTCAGTGGTCCGTCAACAATGTATACGACGTTTGTTCGAGCTTCCGTTGTACCGGACATTTGATCTTCACCAATCCCGAGGATAGTCTTGCCGATCATTTCTATAGAACCTGGTTTGTTTCAACCGAACGTGGCCCTATCCCTCTCGTGGCACGGGAACACACCGCCCAACTCGGTCCTCAACTTGCCACTAACCATCAGACTGCGTTTCAGGATGGTCATCATCCGGAGGTAGGCCAAATCAATGTGCTAAGTAGTTCAACCACCTTCGAACTGGGGGTTGACCTAGGAGACCTCGAAGCGGTCTTACTGAGAAATGTACCACCCTCGGTTGTGAACTATCAACAGCGTGCAGGTCGGGCGGGGCGAGGTGTGGGTACAGCTGCCATGGTTGTAACCTTCGTTCAATCTAGGTCGCACGATGAACATCATTATTCCAATCCGCCATTACTCATCGAAGCAGTGGCACGGCCACCACGAGTAGGGTTGCGGAACGAGTTGATTTACCAAAGGCACATCGCTGCCGTACTCCTGGCGGAATTTGTGAGGAATAGTGCTTCTAATGGTAAGGTGTTGTCACAGATACAGCATTTCTTTCCGAATCAGCAGCCAACGCCGACTGATACCTTTTTAGCTGACCTGCCGAAAGCCATCTCACGAAATGCTGACACAATCCATAAACTTGTTCCCAATGGAATGTTCGAGCCGAACCGGATCGCGGAAAAGATCACCGAAAGCATTCGTAAAGCTCGTGAGTACTACTCTTCGGAAGTGGAATCCTATCGCGAAGCTATCGACGCTTTACGTAACGATGAGTTGAAAGCAAGGAAAGAGAAACAGAGCCAGCGAGCTGAATCTATTTCCAGGCAGGCATACCGCCTTGAAGGACGCCTTGAGGGTTTCGAGAAAACCGACTGGGTATCGTTCTTCAGCGATCGCGTGGTACTACCGAGTTACGCATTTCCTATATACAACGTGTCACTTGACACAGCTGATCGCGGACTAAAACTGGAGCGTGATTTACGACTTGCACTCTCTGAGTATGTGCCGGGATCTGAAATTGTTGCCCGTGGCAAGTTGTGGAGAAGTATTGGCATCAAGAAACCGCGACACAAGGAATTTGAGGAAAAATGGTATGCCAAATGCAAAGTATGTAGCCACGTTATGAGAAGTTTGAATCCTGAAGAAGTATTCCCAGGCGATTTCTGCCCTGTTTGTAATGAACCTATCTCCCGTAGACATTTATACCGAGTCCCTGAATACGGCTTCACTACGGATCTAATGCAAAATGGCGATGACCTGTCGTTCGACAAACCACATCGGATTCGGTCATCCCAAGTGTTGTTCGATCCCCAAAAGGAACTCGAAGACCCCGTGCGTTGTAAATTGGGAAATGCCAGCCGGAGTGTTACGGTTCGCACAACAGAGCAAGCTGATTTCTTCGTCTTTAACGCAGGGGATGATGATAGAGGTGTAGGGTTTCTCTTGTGCAAATACTGCATGCGGGAAGTCAAGTTGAAAACTAGTGGTAGAGGTAAAAACGCAATTAAAGAAGTAGAAAGTCATCACACTCCGTACGGTCAGCCATGTAATGGCAAGAATTATGACATGGTTCATCTCGCCCATGAGTTTCGTTCTTCTGCTACAAGATTAGTTTTCTCCGGAAGTGGGTACGATCGCAACAATTTGGGGTTCTGGTACAGTTTGCAATTTGCCATTCTGGGTGGAATGACCGATGCGCTCGGAATCGAAGCGAACGATATCAATGGCGTGATTCGTCCGCTTCCAGCCGGAGGAGCGCAAGAAGTGGTTATTTTCGATGATGTACCAGGTGGTGCTGGACACTGTCTACGACTCGCCGATGAAGATGAACTCAAGCGAGTTCTGGAAGCCGCTCATGCAAGGGTGGCGAACTGTACATGCAGTGAATCTGCATCGTGCTACGCGTGTCTACGAAGTTATCGCAACCAATTTTGTCACGAACAACTTACTCGCGGTCCCGTAGCCGAATATCTTGCTTCCTTTCTCTCACTGTACGAAACCGACAGTGTGCGACCTTACGATCTACCTGATGCAGGGAACGCACTACGCACAGCCATTTGCAATGCTGTACGTCTCGACCTCGTCGTGGAACGATTCGAATATGATGGTCCACCAGAATTTGGACCGTGGCACTTGCCTGTCGTTGAAGCCGCCTTCCGTAGTGGCCATCGTGTCCGAATTGCTATACGGGAATGGGATACATCAAGCACCGTTCCACCAGCTCATTTGCTTGCACTCGCCCAGGCAGGAGTCGAGCTATTCCGTGTGAAACCGAGTGCTCCGATGCCACCCATGGCTCTTCTTTCACTCGATCACCCCAACCAAATAGGACCGAAGTCTGTTGGGTTTCATTGGGGTGATAACCGAACAACTGTGTTCAATTCGATTACTCACCGACAACCACTCTGGCATACAAGATCCTCCAATCAGCTGAATCTCGCAGTATCTGCTCTGGATGACTGGTTCGCCTCCTATGCCGAGCCATTACCACTTGAAAAACTCTTCCGTGCTCAACCAGGCTGCAAAGTCCATCCAATTCACAAGGGTGAAAAGGTGGATTTTAAGAAGGTGCTCACGCGACTTGAGGATCAGAACATTACTGAACTGGTTATTCAAGATCCTTATCTGCGTAAAAATCATCAAATCAATGCGTTATTACAGTTTCTTACCTCGATTCCATGGACACGAGGCCAACCAGTCAAAGTGACAATTGTGACTCAAATCGCTGACATCTCAAAAGGCGATCAATTTAACGCAATAGATCAGAAGAAGAAAATTGAAGCATGTCTCAACGTTGTTCCAAGCGTAACTGGTAATGTGGACATTCTCTCTGCATATTACTCACCAATCCACATGCGCTATGCGTACTTCAGTGTTACTAATGGAGAAAATTTGTACGTGCTCGAACGTGGACTAGATATTATTGATCCAATCAGTAAGGCCGCGCGATCTAATAGCTACATTTTGGAGTTTGATAATATCCCAAGAGAGTTACGAAGCATTTTGTTGGTGAACAAATGA
- a CDS encoding DUF262 domain-containing protein, whose product MAKAEATVEDLVSMVERGELRLPEMQRQYVWQATRVRDLMDSLYRGYPSGAILIWETDEAVPLRDFAVQQQQNPYATTKLLLDGQQRLTSLSAVLRAEPIKVRGRKRPIELLFNLEHPDQLTLITEASDENDLDEELEVDSDLESDEDADEETPDASEDELLRRFNQMTFLVSTKKIEAMPTWVKVSDVFRTSDNTPFLKKAGVTNLDDPRCEKYSQRLNKLRGIRKYHYRMDILERNLSYEEVTEIFVRVNSLGAKLRSSDLAMAQITAKWRESLKIFEKFQEDCSELGFDVDLGIHVKNLVSHTTGQSRFHTVGRLLVDKLQEGWTDAKEGMHFAINFLKSNVGIESPALLSSEFLLIALGYLGHHKKYHLTALEEADLRYWVLTANTKGRYSRGSSETILDQDLSRIRQDGNVAGLIETIQLQFGRLDIVPGELESRNARSAFFKTMFLAFRKDGAKDWTSNLAISLSHSGKQHKLQFHHIFPRAVLRDMHRPHIINDIANLAFIGGKTNRRISSKPPIDYLPSVIEKQGEHALRAQCIPTEPRLWQIENYLEFLNERRKLIAIRLNEYLALGRIPDNTVRRNEL is encoded by the coding sequence ATGGCCAAGGCAGAAGCGACCGTCGAAGACCTGGTCTCCATGGTGGAGCGGGGTGAACTCCGCCTTCCCGAGATGCAGCGGCAGTACGTCTGGCAGGCGACTCGCGTCCGCGACTTGATGGACTCGCTCTACCGCGGCTACCCGTCGGGGGCGATCCTCATCTGGGAGACCGACGAGGCCGTCCCGCTCCGCGACTTCGCCGTGCAGCAACAGCAGAATCCCTACGCCACCACGAAGCTGCTCCTCGACGGCCAGCAGCGGCTCACGTCCCTGTCGGCTGTCCTGCGAGCCGAGCCGATCAAGGTCCGTGGAAGAAAGCGGCCGATCGAATTGCTCTTCAACCTGGAACACCCCGACCAGTTGACCCTTATTACAGAAGCGTCAGACGAGAACGACCTCGACGAAGAACTCGAAGTGGATAGCGATCTGGAATCCGACGAAGATGCCGACGAAGAAACTCCCGATGCCAGCGAGGATGAACTGCTCCGGCGATTCAATCAGATGACATTTCTGGTCTCGACAAAGAAGATAGAAGCGATGCCCACCTGGGTAAAGGTAAGTGATGTGTTCCGTACGTCGGATAATACCCCCTTTCTCAAGAAAGCGGGCGTCACGAACCTGGATGATCCACGATGCGAAAAATACAGTCAACGTCTCAACAAGTTGCGTGGGATACGGAAGTATCACTACCGAATGGACATCCTGGAACGAAATCTTTCCTATGAAGAAGTGACCGAAATCTTCGTGCGAGTGAATTCCCTTGGGGCTAAACTGCGAAGCTCCGATCTGGCCATGGCTCAGATTACTGCCAAGTGGCGGGAATCGCTGAAAATATTTGAGAAATTCCAAGAGGATTGTTCAGAGTTGGGATTTGACGTGGATTTAGGTATACACGTCAAGAACCTGGTATCACACACGACTGGCCAGTCACGATTCCACACTGTTGGCAGATTACTGGTGGATAAGCTTCAGGAAGGTTGGACCGATGCCAAAGAAGGGATGCACTTCGCGATCAATTTCCTGAAAAGTAACGTCGGTATCGAGAGTCCAGCCTTGCTCTCGTCCGAATTTTTGTTGATTGCCCTCGGCTACCTGGGGCATCATAAGAAATATCATCTAACTGCATTAGAAGAGGCAGACCTTCGGTACTGGGTGCTGACGGCAAACACCAAGGGGCGATACTCGCGAGGATCCTCCGAAACAATCTTGGATCAAGACCTGTCTCGGATAAGGCAAGATGGCAATGTAGCAGGCCTAATCGAAACAATCCAGTTACAATTCGGTCGGCTAGACATTGTTCCAGGCGAACTTGAGAGCCGAAATGCACGAAGTGCCTTCTTCAAGACGATGTTCCTGGCGTTCCGGAAGGACGGAGCGAAAGATTGGACATCGAACCTGGCGATTTCGCTGTCCCATTCAGGGAAACAACACAAGCTTCAGTTTCATCACATCTTTCCACGAGCTGTTCTGCGCGACATGCATCGGCCGCACATCATCAATGACATTGCCAATCTCGCATTTATCGGTGGCAAAACCAATCGACGCATTAGTAGCAAGCCGCCGATTGATTACTTGCCTAGCGTCATTGAGAAACAAGGTGAGCATGCTCTTCGGGCACAGTGCATTCCCACTGAGCCCCGACTATGGCAGATCGAGAATTATCTGGAATTTCTGAATGAGCGACGAAAGTTGATAGCGATACGTCTTAATGAGTACCTTGCCCTTGGACGTATTCCAGACAATACAGTTAGGAGAAACGAATTGTGA
- a CDS encoding Hsp70 family protein: MKWSLTSEQEVDLGNGYGRTPEEAVTDFVNSIVQETRKHLPKIPLNQAAVTIPVNFPLLARQRLLRAFKQAGVEITHFYFEPIAAIYAGLIAQPVSGVAAVFDWGGGSLDIAAVEVRNGIAQTREVVGWHRGGTHFDRLIAEQATNAFLSQHYDEPALLRLTADQILDRPPWGLLLLSQSNLAKEQLSNNNSSLISVLDFYDQWLLEYELTKHHFTELIGPDLHGSMDRLDRVLNSSLVTPRTLARLFLSGGTCNIQEIQNRLASDYGDRLTNTLQLPKMLKAPSASGGLDDIGNATAIGAAMLAGHRAQATYSADIGIRLADGHSDGKFLPVFKRGDRVQFDKPESIDLLVTNTSSMVARLLICDQTDHVTHPAGRLLRLITIPIDSNDKYLWVQLKVNRHLTLEIKAAGAKQLKIHLPPEAQEPTVTEWVQSLKLGFVLPTLTAQ; this comes from the coding sequence TTGAAATGGTCGCTCACATCGGAACAGGAAGTAGACCTGGGCAATGGATATGGCAGAACGCCAGAAGAGGCAGTCACCGATTTTGTGAATAGTATCGTACAAGAAACACGTAAACACTTACCAAAAATACCACTGAACCAAGCAGCAGTTACCATTCCAGTGAATTTTCCACTTCTCGCTCGCCAGCGATTACTGCGTGCATTTAAACAGGCAGGCGTTGAAATAACGCACTTCTATTTTGAACCGATAGCCGCCATCTATGCAGGATTAATAGCGCAGCCGGTAAGTGGAGTAGCAGCCGTGTTCGATTGGGGTGGTGGAAGCCTTGATATTGCGGCGGTGGAAGTACGAAACGGCATTGCACAAACCCGCGAAGTGGTCGGCTGGCATCGTGGCGGAACGCACTTTGACCGTTTAATTGCCGAACAAGCAACGAATGCATTTTTATCTCAACATTATGATGAACCTGCATTGTTGAGATTAACGGCTGATCAGATCCTTGATCGACCTCCATGGGGGTTGTTATTGCTGAGTCAATCCAATCTCGCCAAAGAACAGCTTAGTAACAATAATTCGAGTCTTATCAGCGTGCTTGATTTTTACGATCAATGGCTCCTGGAATACGAACTCACTAAACATCACTTTACTGAATTGATCGGTCCTGATCTCCATGGCAGCATGGATCGACTCGACCGAGTTTTGAATTCCAGTTTGGTAACCCCACGAACACTTGCGAGGCTCTTTCTTTCGGGCGGGACTTGTAACATTCAGGAAATTCAAAATCGCTTGGCGAGTGACTATGGTGACAGGCTCACCAATACACTCCAATTGCCGAAAATGTTGAAAGCACCATCTGCTAGTGGGGGGTTGGATGACATCGGTAATGCAACGGCCATAGGTGCAGCCATGCTCGCAGGCCATCGAGCCCAGGCAACGTATTCGGCGGATATCGGCATTCGGTTGGCCGATGGCCATAGTGATGGAAAGTTTCTGCCAGTGTTTAAGAGAGGCGATCGAGTTCAGTTTGACAAACCGGAGAGTATTGACCTGTTAGTGACGAACACCTCCTCGATGGTTGCCCGACTTCTTATTTGCGACCAAACCGACCATGTCACCCATCCGGCGGGGCGTTTGCTTCGCCTCATTACCATTCCGATCGATTCAAATGATAAGTATCTTTGGGTGCAGCTCAAGGTTAATCGACATCTTACGTTGGAAATCAAAGCGGCTGGTGCGAAGCAATTGAAAATACATTTGCCGCCAGAAGCACAAGAACCAACGGTGACCGAGTGGGTTCAGTCACTCAAACTTGGATTTGTCCTACCAACCCTTACTGCTCAATGA
- a CDS encoding DUF3696 domain-containing protein, which produces MPEEQAPMPGPDHLISREEIKQLLEVHQKQMKEFEVRENRKTRNLLKAVELENFKGIGERVRLELKPITLLFGGNSAGKSTILHALHYAREILERHNLNPDRTIAGGKYVDLGGFLNMVHQHDPLREIKLGFELDLHDSILPSYYNPGGSRKVVDYEELGFADQIETAKISLSVARKQFRDEVRFLVIEYAVEINGQPLARINTPTLRSGTFLYDINYHHPIFANWEIMSALADVVIRDHARLVEKHGIYFDEIALEGQHDSLPAWGQCLPLGTVASFDDLKDAKNDISESMISLLEDFNPIMSQLIVGPGEILLKCLQNSRYLGPIRETPSRNYSPPNFPAPDRWASGLAAWDMLSTGPGKYVQQVSDWMSQPERLNTGYRLERKQYKKLDLSHPLMISLITGRAFDEVENAKFDLQNIPTESQLIIISETKEMELLPSDVGIGISQILPVIAAAMGEQHRLIMMEQPELHVHPRIQAALGDLFIETALGKESRGHEYLIETHSEHLILRLLRRIRETNESTISDGVLRLTPDDVAVNYVEATPSGTVVRNLRIDEQGEFLDRWPQGFFEERAKELFS; this is translated from the coding sequence ATGCCTGAAGAACAAGCTCCCATGCCAGGTCCCGATCATCTAATATCTAGGGAAGAGATTAAACAACTCCTTGAAGTTCACCAAAAGCAGATGAAGGAATTCGAGGTAAGAGAAAATCGTAAAACACGAAATCTATTGAAGGCTGTTGAGCTGGAAAATTTCAAAGGCATTGGTGAGCGAGTTCGCCTTGAGTTAAAACCCATTACTTTACTGTTTGGAGGTAACAGTGCTGGGAAAAGTACCATTTTACACGCCTTGCACTATGCACGAGAAATTCTTGAACGTCACAATCTCAATCCAGATCGGACCATAGCTGGAGGCAAATATGTTGACCTGGGTGGCTTTTTGAACATGGTTCATCAGCATGATCCCTTACGGGAGATCAAGCTGGGTTTTGAATTGGATTTGCACGATTCGATCTTGCCAAGCTATTACAACCCGGGAGGTTCACGCAAGGTAGTTGATTACGAGGAACTTGGTTTCGCTGATCAGATCGAGACGGCCAAGATTAGCCTGAGCGTGGCGAGAAAACAATTTCGTGACGAGGTTCGATTTCTGGTTATCGAATATGCAGTGGAAATAAATGGTCAGCCACTTGCCAGGATCAATACTCCAACACTGCGATCAGGTACGTTTTTGTATGACATCAATTATCACCACCCCATTTTTGCAAACTGGGAGATAATGAGCGCCCTGGCAGATGTAGTGATAAGAGATCACGCCCGATTAGTAGAAAAACATGGGATTTATTTCGATGAGATTGCTTTAGAGGGACAACATGATTCCCTGCCAGCCTGGGGACAATGTCTACCGCTTGGCACAGTGGCCAGTTTCGATGATTTGAAGGATGCTAAAAATGATATTTCTGAATCCATGATTTCGTTGCTGGAAGATTTCAATCCGATAATGAGTCAGTTGATTGTTGGACCTGGTGAAATCCTGCTGAAATGCTTGCAAAATTCCCGATACCTTGGGCCCATTCGTGAGACTCCGTCACGTAATTACTCTCCTCCCAATTTTCCAGCGCCTGATCGATGGGCTTCCGGACTTGCTGCATGGGACATGCTGAGCACCGGTCCGGGAAAGTATGTTCAGCAGGTCAGTGATTGGATGTCGCAACCTGAACGGTTGAATACCGGTTATCGGTTGGAACGTAAGCAGTACAAGAAGCTGGATCTCAGTCATCCACTGATGATCTCATTGATAACGGGCAGGGCATTTGATGAAGTGGAAAATGCCAAGTTTGATCTTCAGAACATTCCCACTGAATCACAATTGATAATTATCTCGGAAACAAAAGAAATGGAGTTGCTTCCCAGTGATGTGGGAATCGGTATTTCCCAGATTTTGCCTGTCATTGCAGCAGCGATGGGTGAGCAGCACCGATTGATAATGATGGAACAGCCAGAACTTCATGTGCATCCGAGAATTCAGGCAGCATTAGGAGATTTGTTTATTGAAACAGCACTGGGAAAGGAAAGCCGTGGTCACGAGTACTTGATTGAGACACACAGCGAACATCTGATTTTACGGCTACTGCGGCGTATTCGAGAAACGAATGAAAGCACTATTTCAGATGGAGTTTTGAGATTAACGCCTGATGATGTAGCCGTGAACTATGTTGAGGCTACCCCCTCTGGCACTGTCGTTAGAAATCTCAGGATCGATGAACAGGGAGAATTTCTGGATAGGTGGCCACAGGGCTTCTTTGAGGAAAGGGCAAAGGAGCTCTTTTCATGA
- a CDS encoding ASCH domain-containing protein: MNKPEKLPALSLRQPWAEEVMRGKKKIEYRSIPTNIRGRVYLYASLGRYSKTLEAEFSDDVGYDLDPLPRGVIVGTVEIVDCIYNRKNDDYEWMLGKPKRFPKPVKPKFKAQPVWFRPFGK; encoded by the coding sequence ATGAACAAACCGGAAAAGTTGCCTGCCTTATCTCTCCGTCAACCTTGGGCAGAGGAGGTCATGCGAGGCAAGAAAAAGATCGAGTATCGCAGCATACCCACGAACATCCGGGGCCGAGTTTATCTTTATGCCAGCCTGGGCAGATACTCGAAGACATTGGAAGCAGAGTTTTCTGATGATGTTGGGTATGACCTTGATCCATTACCTCGTGGTGTGATCGTGGGAACCGTCGAGATTGTAGATTGCATTTACAACCGGAAAAACGACGACTACGAATGGATGTTAGGCAAGCCCAAACGATTTCCAAAACCGGTAAAGCCGAAGTTCAAAGCTCAACCCGTCTGGTTTCGGCCGTTTGGAAAGTGA